The Streptomyces sp. NBC_00224 genome contains the following window.
TCCGGCGGCAGCGGCGTCCAGATCGGCCGCCACCCGGCGTTCCGGGGCGCCGCGCTCCTGCACGAACCGGCTGAGCAGGTCGCGAAGTTCGCCGACTCCCTGGCCGGTGAGGGCGGAGAGGGACAGCACGGTGGCGCCGGGTTCGCCGTGCTCGCCGAGTGCCATGCCGTCCTCGTCGAGGAGGCGGCGCAGATCGTCGAGCACCTGGTCGGCGGCGTCGCCGGGCAGCCGGTCCACCTGGTTGAGCACGACGAACGTGACCTCGGCGTGCCCGGCCAGCGGCCGCAGATACCGCTCGTGGAGCACGGCGTCGGCGTACTTCTCCGGGTCCACGACCCAGACCACCGCGTCTACGAGGGCCAGTACGCGGTCGGCCTGGCGGCGGTGTTCGACGACCGCCGAGTCGAGGTCGGGCAAATCGACGAGGACCAGCCCCTGCAGGGCCTCGGCGTTCGGGTCGGTGGGCAGCGGTCTGCGCCGCAGCCGACCGGGCAGCCCGAGCCGGTCCAGGAGACCCGCCGCGCCGTCGGTCCAGCTGCACGCGATCGGCGCGCTGGTGGTGGGGCGGCGCAGCCCGGTCTCCGAAATGTGCGTACCGGCGAGGGCGTTGAACAGGGTCGACTTGCCGCTGCCGGTGGCTCCGGCGATGGCGACGACGGTGTGCCGCGCGGACAGCCGCTGCCGTGCGGCGGCCTCGTCGAGTACGCGTCCGGCCTCGGCCAGCGTCTTCCCGTCCAGCCGCGTCCGCGACAGCCCCACGAGCTCGCGCAGGGCCTCCAGCCGCCCGCGCAGCTCGCCCCCGTAGGGCCCGCCGATGGGCACGTACTCCTCCGCCGGCTCGGGTTCCTCGACGGGAACCTCCCCCTCGGCCGGCTCGTTGACCCGTCGAGCGATCAGCCCGTCGTCCCAGGCGGGCGCGGGCTGCGCGGAGCCGGCGGCGGGACCGGCGTCGGCGGCCGCGCGCGCGTCGGGGGTGCGGCGGGAGGGTGGCCGGCTCGGTCGGGCCGGGACGGCCGTCGGTGTGAATGCCGGTGCTGCGCGGCTTGGTGCCGGTGGGGTTGTGGGGGGCGATTCGGGACGCGGGGGTGTTTCGATGCGGGTGGCGGGCGTGTTGCGGGCGGGGCGGGTGCTTTCGGGTGCGCCGGTGGACGGGGTCTTGGCCGAGTCGGCCGCCGACGGGTCGACATTTACTGTCGCGGCTCCGGGCGTGTCGGCTTGGGGCGTGTCGGCCTGGGGCGTGGCTTTTCCGGAGGCTCCAGTCCCGAATGCTCCAGTCCCGGATGCGCCGATTCCGGATGTGCCGGTTCCAGAATCGTCGGCCTCGGGCGTGTCGGCTTCCGTCACGTCGGCTGCTTTGGGCGTGTCGGCCTCTCCTGGGAGGGGCTCCGTCCGTACGGATGGCGTACCCGCAGCTCCCTCCTCACCCGATTCCGTCCGCCGGAAAGGGGGCCGTTCGGCCCATGGGCGGTCGAAGCCGAGCCATCCCGACGTCGGCGCGACGGCTTCCAGTCGGCCGATCGAGGGCCGCCCGGCGGCCCGTACCTCGACCGTCAGCGGTGCGGCTGCCACCTGCGCGGGCTCGTCCCCACCGGCTGCGGAGCCACCGTCCGCCGACCGCTCCGGCTCCCCCTCCTCCGGAGGGGAAGGAAGCTCGGCCCCGGCCTCCGGCTGCCCGGACTTCGACTGCCCGGGCTCCGACTCGGGCCGTTCGGACTCGGGCTGGTCGGCCCCCGGCCGATCCGTCAGAGCGGTCACCCCGCTCACCTCTCCTTCTGCAGTAGGGACAGCGCGGCGATCAGCCCGGCCTGGGGCTCGGGGGTCACCCGGAGCGCGTCCAGTGGGGCGAGCCGGCGGTCGCGTTCGGCGTTCAGGACGCGGTCGATGTACGTCGTGACCAGCTCACCGCCCTGGTCGCGCAGGCGCAGCGCGCGCTGGGCGCCGATGCGTTCGGCGAGCCGTTCCCCGGCCCGGCGGGCGCGGCGCCCGCCGAGGAGCGCGGCCGCCAGCAGGGCCGCCACGGCCTCGGCGGAGGGCGCGACGGCCCGGTCCATCTCCCGTACCTCTTCCTCGGCCAGCTCCTCCAGGACCCGGCGCCAGCGCCGTACGGCGAGCTCGATGCGCTCACCGGTCTCCCGGTCCCGTACGCCCTCGGCCAGTTCCGCCGCCGCGGGCTCGCGGCCCCACGCCTCGCGGACCCGTTCGTCGGCGGCGTCCGCGGCGCACCCGAGCAGCTCCGCGAGGCTCTCGCAGAGCGCGTCGAGGAGCTCGACGGAGGTCGCGTCCCGGGGGTACGCACGCCAGCGGGTGAGCGCGTCCCCGGCGAGTACGCCCCCTGCCTGCAGCCTGCGCCGCACACGTGCCCCTTCCCGCTCGTACGCCTCCTCGACCGCGCTCGTCATCCGTACGGCGGCGGCGTACTGCGCGGCGACGGCGGAGGCGAGCTCGGGCATACGGGCGTTGAG
Protein-coding sequences here:
- a CDS encoding GTPase; its protein translation is MIARRVNEPAEGEVPVEEPEPAEEYVPIGGPYGGELRGRLEALRELVGLSRTRLDGKTLAEAGRVLDEAAARQRLSARHTVVAIAGATGSGKSTLFNALAGTHISETGLRRPTTSAPIACSWTDGAAGLLDRLGLPGRLRRRPLPTDPNAEALQGLVLVDLPDLDSAVVEHRRQADRVLALVDAVVWVVDPEKYADAVLHERYLRPLAGHAEVTFVVLNQVDRLPGDAADQVLDDLRRLLDEDGMALGEHGEPGATVLSLSALTGQGVGELRDLLSRFVQERGAPERRVAADLDAAAAGLRPVYVADGRTGLDERAREAFTDRLAAAVGAAAAGEAAEREWRRNAGRACGTPWLRLWRWYERIRIPGRESPLPTPPPEEKVTARQRVEQAVRLVAEAAATGLPAPWAQAVREAAVRGAEGLPQALDELAVRAELERGTSPRPAWWPAAVLVQAAMTLVQIVGGLWLVGQIVGVLEPGLLVPALVMLAGIVGGPLVEWACGVAARGPGRRYGQEAERRLREAAAGCGRAKVLDPVAAELLRYREVREQYVAVRGGAGVRAGVS